The Thermoanaerobaculia bacterium genome includes the window CGCATCTGGATCGCGGCGCGGTCGATGTCGCGGTAGCGCTCGGGCAGGAGCTCGCGGCTGGTGCACTCGAGGATCGCGGCGAGGATCTGGAGCTCACGCTCGAGGTTGTTGGTCGTCGGGATGAAGTCCGCGAAGGCGCGCGAGAGGTGCTCCGCGGTGACCTCGCTCGAATCGGCTGCTTCGGCTTCGAGGATCGACCGCACCAGCACCGCTTCGAGATCCGAGCCCGAGTAGCCCTTGATCGCCGTCTCCTCCGCGACGTCGGCGAGGCTCTCCACCTTGGTGGCGAGCTTGAGCTTCCTCTTCATCACCTGGAAGATCTCGTCGTACTCGGCGAAGGTCTCCGGATAGAACAACGGAATGTGCTCTTCCGCTCTCCCCTGGCGCTTGAGGTCGATCGGCAGCAGGTCGGGCCGGGCGGTGATCAGGAACCAGAGCACCTTGCCGCGATGGCGGGTGTCGGCCATGAAGTTCGCGATCTGGGCGAAGACCCGCTGCTGCGTGCCGGAGTCGCCCGACTGCTCGCGGTTGCCGAGCGCGGCGTCGGCCTCGTCGATCACCACGCCGACCGGCGTCAGCGAGGCGAGGATCTTGAGGATGCGCTCGAGATTGCCTTCCGTCGAGCCGACCCACATCGAGCGGAAGTTCTTGAGCTTCACGCACGGGAAGCCGATCTCGCGCGAAAAGCACTCCACCAGAAAGGTCTTGGCGCTCCCGACCGGCCCGCAGATCAGGTAGCCCATCGGCACGGCCGACGGGTTGCCGCGCGCGATCGCCCGCGCCGCCCGCCGCAGCCGGCCCTTGATCGCCGGCATCCCGGCGACCATATCGAGGTCGTACTTGGGTTCGACGTACTCGAGGAGCCCCATGCCCTCGGACTCGATGACCTCCTTCTTCGCCGCCCGGACGCCATCGAGAGTGAGCCTGAAGTCGGCGGGCGCAGCCTCGGCGCCGTCGAGGAGCTGGGCGAGCTGTGCCCGGGTCATGCCGGCGGTGAGCTCGGCGAGCCGCTGCGGCGGGACCTCAGAGAGGCGGCCGAACCACTCGGGCGGACGGACCGCCTCGAGAAACTCGCGACGCTCGGCGAGATCGGGGCGCGGGATCTCGACCTCCCGGGTCGCCGAGGCGCGCACCAGCTTCGGGTCGAGCTCGGAGAGACTCTCGGTGACCAGCACGACGACGATGTTCTTGGCGAGGAGCACCGGGTCCTGCGCCCACTTGCGCAGGTAGACCAGCACGGCGCGGTCTTCCGGGGTGCGGTAGGAGGCGTCGCCGTTGGGGACGAGCGTCTCGGCGAACGGCAGGATGAGCACCACCGGCCGGGCGGGCGCGAGCGTCGCGCAGTGGCGGAAGTACGAGTCGAGGAGCGCGAAAGCGTTGGCGGCGTCGCGTGGCAGCGCCTCGCCCCACGAGGTTCCGTGCACCGCGTCGTAGGCCTTCAGACGGTCGATGAAGTGCTGCTTCGCCGGCTGCGAGGCGAAGCCGAGCCCTTCGGCGCGGTTGTAGGTGATCTTCGACGGCCAGGAAGCGAAGAGGGCGTCGGTCAGAAAATTGTCGAGGAGCTGGAAGACGAGGCCCGACTCCTGGCGGACCGGGATCAGGTCCGCCGGCAGGCCGTGAATCACGAACGTATTGGCCTGCTTCGCGGCCACGGTGCGCGCGAGACTGGCGGCCCACCCGGGCAGCGTGCTCAAGAAGGTCGCGGAAGGCACGTCGGTCATCTCCTCGTACGAGAGCGCTCCGCCGGCGGCGGCGGAGGCACCACGGTCTTCCCCGAATCACGCCCACCCGGCAGGCGCAGGCGGGGCGCGAGCGGCTCGCCGACGTCGATCTGCGGCAGCGATCCGAGCATGCGCTCCATCTCCTCGACCGAAGCGTGGTCGGCTTCGACCTGCGCCAGCACGTCGTCGATCTCGGCCGAAAAGGCGAGGGCATCGGTCGCCGCGACCGACTTCTGCAGCAGCAGATGCAGGAGCGCCTCGAGCGAGTCGAGCTCGGCGGCGAGCGCAGCGCTGTTCTGGGCGTTCTTCTCCACCGCCTGGACGAGCTGGCGCTGGATTTCGAGGTGCTTTTCGAGCGCCTCACGCACCCGCGGCGCGAGCTCCGCCGTCGCCAACTGGCGCTCGAGGCGCTCGATCTCCTGGCGCTGCCGGCTGTCGTCCGACGCGAAGGCCATCTCGTCGTACTTCTGCAGCAGCCAGAGCCGGCGCAGGAACGAGGCGAGGACGGCGTCGAACTTCGCCGCCTGGTCGGCCATCACCCCCTGGCTGGCGGGCGACAGGCCCTTGTAGTTCGCCTGGATCCGCTCGCAGAGCTGCTGCAGGCGCTGCAGCCGCCCGCGCGCCGCCGCTGGCAAGGCGGCGAGCTGCTGGTCCTGCGACATCTCGACCGCCTCGCGCGCGGCGTACTTCTTCTCGATCTCGAGGCGGCGCTTCAGCCGTTCGACGAGGAACGGCAGGGTCATCATCTGTACCCCGGCCCAGAGCAGCAGCGGCAGCGGTGACAGCGTCAGCGCCGAGAAACCGATCGCTCCCGCGGCGAGAATCGCCTGGTACTGGTTGGCGACCGCCTTCTTCAGGGCGGGATGACGTTCGAGGAAGCTCAACCGGCGGTGGTCCTAGCCGCGCTCGGGCTGCTTCTGGGCGGTCGCCGCCTGCCCGGTGCTCTCGGTCGGGAACGGCGCGGCCTCCTTCACCGCGTCGGGCTTTTTCAGGCCCATCTCGACTTCGAACTCGGAGAGGATCGACTGCGCCTGCAGCTGGCGGGACTTGCGCTCGAGCTTGATGCGTTCGGTGTCGAGGCCGCCGGTGGCGACCTCGACAGAGGCTTTCGACTCCGCGACCTTCTGGCGGATCTGGTCGAGGTACTTGTCGGTGGTCGCGGCCGTGCCGTAGGTGTCGAGCTCGGCGAGAGCATTCGCGGCGCTGCGCATGACCTCGGCCTTCTTCGACTCGGCGATCGCCTTGCGGCTCTGCTCGATCCGGGCGCGCAGCTTCTCCTTGATGTCCTCCACCGACAGCTTGGCGTTCTCGAAGGCGTTCTTCGCCGCTTCGAGCTGCTCGGTCGTCGACTGCACCTCGAGCCGGACCTGCTGCAGCGTGGCGGCGTCGTCCTCCGCGAGGCGCCGCGCCTCGGGACTGCCTTCGGCGAGCGCCGTCTTGATCGAAGCGACGAGCGAGCGCTCCTTGCGCTGCGCTTCGAGGAGGTCCTGCTCGAGCCGGATCTCGGTGGCGCGGGTCGTCACCAGAATCTGGTTGAGCTTCGGCAGGGTGTTGCGCATCTCCTCGATCGACTCCTGCAACATGACTTCCGGGTCTTCGGCGTAGGAGATGAAGAATCCGAGCCACGACTTGATCACACGGGCGAGACGGCTGAACATGGGTCTGCTCTCCTCAGGAACCGCGGCTTGGACCGTCGGCGGAATCGGTGCTGATGGGGTTGCCGTCGACGAACGGGGCAACGGCGGACTGGAGTCTGCGCTCCTCGACACGCTTGCCGGCGCTCCATTCGGAGAGCCGGGCGGCATGCTCGCTCACGGCGCGGCTGTTGGCGGCCATGGTGGCTCGATGGCGCTCGACGAGGGCGTCGATCTCCCCTTGCAGCTGGGCGTTCGTGCGCTCCACGGCGGCCTGGCGTTCGGCGAGCTTCGCCTGCAGGAACTGCTCGAAGCGATCGAGCGCCTGGTCGCGGCGCACGGCGTCCTGGATGACCTCCCCGATCGCCACCGGACCGCCCGGGTTCATCTTGAGGAAGCCGGCGAGCGCCGAGGCCTTGGCCTGCGGCGGGAGCTCGGCGAGACCCGGGCTCTGGAGCATCTCGAGGACCTTGAAGGCGGTGAAGCCGTGCGGCGGATCGGGGATGCCGGCGGCCTCATAGACCGAGGGGAAATCGGGCAACTCGAGCTCGTCGACGGCGGGCACGGGAGCTTCACCGATCGCGCCCGTGCTGCCAGTTTCGCTGCTTCCACCCCGTCCACCCCTTCCAGCATCCGGGCCAGGCGAGGGCTCCGCCGCGCTCTGTGGAGTCGATCCGGCCTGCGGCCCGGAAGGCGCCCGGCGCCGTCGGGCGAGGGCGGCCTCGTCGACCGGTTTCGGCGGTGGCAGGCTGCGCAGGAGCTCTTCGAGCTCCGGCCCGTCGGAGCTCCCCGCTGCCGGCGCGCCACCGGTGGCGCGGCCCGTAGCCGGAGCGGCCGCGGACGGCTCATGAATCTCCACCAGTCGGAGCTTGCTCAAGACCTCTTTGAGTCCCATCGGACGACCCACCCTCCGCCAACGGTTGCGAACGTCGCGGATTCTACGCGCTTCCGGCCGCAGGCGGGGCGATTCCCAGGTCGGCGAGGATCTCGCCGGCGACCCGCTCGCCCGACTCGCAGCCACCCTCCATGAATCCCTGGAAGTCGGAGGAAGTGTGCTCGCCGGCAAAATGGAGCCTGCCGACGCGCTCGCCCTCCGCACCCCCGATGGTCGTCCATTGGCCGACGCCGTAGGAGGAGTAGCTACCCTTCGTGAACTCGAAGCTCGGCCAGTGGAACCGCGCTTCGCCGATACGGTGCCCGGCCGCTCCCGGAAAGACCCGCTCGAGCTCGCGCGCAAACTGTTCGGACTGGGCCGCCGGCGTTCCCTGGCCCATCTCGACGCCACGCCGCCCGCCGGTGAAATTGGTCAGGATGCCGGCCTTGCCAGCCTGCATCCGGCTCGTCTCCCAGGTGAGCTGGAAAGGCAGGTCCGTGAGGACGCTGCCGTTCGAGCCGGGCAGGCGGCCGGAGGCGCCGCGCGGCTGGCGCCAGATGCGTTCGGAAAATCCGACCATCAGCTTGGCGTTGGTGCCGTACCGGAGCTCCGCGATGGCCCGCCGCTTCACCGCCGGCAGGGAAACGCCGAGGTCGACGTCGCGCAGCAGCGTGAACGGCAGGGCCAGGACGACCCGCTCGGCGGAGACTTCGAACGTGCCCGCACCGCGCCGGAAAGTGAGCCGGAACTCCTGGTCGCTCTTCTCCGTCATCGCCTCGAGGCGGGCGCCGGTCTCGATCCTGCCGGCGAGTCTCTCCGCCAGGCGGCGCGGGATGAGATCGTTGCCGCCTCGCACGTGAAAGCGTTCGTCGCTCGCGCCGAAGACCTTGAACGGATCGGGCTCGGTGTCGATCATCATCAGCAGA containing:
- a CDS encoding ATP-binding protein, giving the protein MPSATFLSTLPGWAASLARTVAAKQANTFVIHGLPADLIPVRQESGLVFQLLDNFLTDALFASWPSKITYNRAEGLGFASQPAKQHFIDRLKAYDAVHGTSWGEALPRDAANAFALLDSYFRHCATLAPARPVVLILPFAETLVPNGDASYRTPEDRAVLVYLRKWAQDPVLLAKNIVVVLVTESLSELDPKLVRASATREVEIPRPDLAERREFLEAVRPPEWFGRLSEVPPQRLAELTAGMTRAQLAQLLDGAEAAPADFRLTLDGVRAAKKEVIESEGMGLLEYVEPKYDLDMVAGMPAIKGRLRRAARAIARGNPSAVPMGYLICGPVGSAKTFLVECFSREIGFPCVKLKNFRSMWVGSTEGNLERILKILASLTPVGVVIDEADAALGNREQSGDSGTQQRVFAQIANFMADTRHRGKVLWFLITARPDLLPIDLKRQGRAEEHIPLFYPETFAEYDEIFQVMKRKLKLATKVESLADVAEETAIKGYSGSDLEAVLVRSILEAEAADSSEVTAEHLSRAFADFIPTTNNLERELQILAAILECTSRELLPERYRDIDRAAIQMR
- a CDS encoding PspA/IM30 family protein; this encodes MFSRLARVIKSWLGFFISYAEDPEVMLQESIEEMRNTLPKLNQILVTTRATEIRLEQDLLEAQRKERSLVASIKTALAEGSPEARRLAEDDAATLQQVRLEVQSTTEQLEAAKNAFENAKLSVEDIKEKLRARIEQSRKAIAESKKAEVMRSAANALAELDTYGTAATTDKYLDQIRQKVAESKASVEVATGGLDTERIKLERKSRQLQAQSILSEFEVEMGLKKPDAVKEAAPFPTESTGQAATAQKQPERG
- a CDS encoding FAD-dependent oxidoreductase, with translation MGKTALFSRLQGLLAVARFARQRGLPAREALAIARRAGGPTRREVLVGATLAGAGLTLGCERARSLLPGRLGGTGREVAIVGGGIAGLTCAWRLAQAGVTARVYEAQDRIGGRMWSLTGAFPEGQVCELGGELIDSNHERIRALAAELGLELDDLTLYAPELAKDLYYFDGRQYSDAEVVEAFTPVAERIDAAWETVTGETVSYREPNGGEAIDNQSIAEWLDGAECTGWFRKLLDVAYTTEYGLETGDQSAWNLLMMIDTEPDPFKVFGASDERFHVRGGNDLIPRRLAERLAGRIETGARLEAMTEKSDQEFRLTFRRGAGTFEVSAERVVLALPFTLLRDVDLGVSLPAVKRRAIAELRYGTNAKLMVGFSERIWRQPRGASGRLPGSNGSVLTDLPFQLTWETSRMQAGKAGILTNFTGGRRGVEMGQGTPAAQSEQFARELERVFPGAAGHRIGEARFHWPSFEFTKGSYSSYGVGQWTTIGGAEGERVGRLHFAGEHTSSDFQGFMEGGCESGERVAGEILADLGIAPPAAGSA